GTTCCCATCGATCCGGCTTTGCTCGGCCGCTATGTCGGTCATTACAAATCCGATTTTGGCGTCGTATGGGACGTGACGCGCAGAGAAGACAAGTTGTTTTTCAAGAATCCCGGTTGGCCAGTTGCAACCGAAGCCCTGCCGGAGAGCGATCATCAGTTTTTCTTTTCGCGCTGGCCGACGCAAGTGAGTTTTCATCTCCCGCCGGATGGCCCGGTCGATCGCTTCACGCTTCATCATGGTGGTTTCGAGAGCCTCGCTTATCGGATCGACGCGGCGGAAGCGGAAAAGGAGGCGGCAATATTGGCAAGCCGCATCAAGAACAAGACGCCAAATCCCGGCAGCGAGCAAATCCTTCGGCGCACCATTGCGAGCCTGCAAAGCGGCGACGTCGATTTCGGTCAGTTCATCGAAAGCCTTTCATCGCACCTCAAATGGGCGTTGCCGGCGATACTGGAAGAGTTTTCCGTGAAGGGCGCTTTACGCGAAATTGCGTTCCGGGGCGTCGGCAAGATGGGTGGGGACGTCTATGACGTCAAATTCGACAATGAGAATACTGAATGGCGCATCGGCCTCGCGCCGGACGGAAAGATCAGATTCCTCTTCTGGCGGTCAATGCCCTGATCGAGCGATTAAAGTTTCACGCCTCATTGCGAGGAGCATATGCGAAGTCGGGTATGCCCGACTTCGAGAAAATGCGACGAAGCAATCCTGACGCGCCTTTTGCGTTGGATTGCTTCGCTTCGCTCGTAATGACGGAAAGGCGCTCGCAATGACGGGGAGGCGCGCAGGTTCGGGCGGAAGACCATGCGCTCGTTCGGCGTTCCGCTGGCCGCGTCCAATGTCCGCGATTTTCATTCCGCGGCTGCGCAGCTTCCGTCGCCCGCATCCACGCCGGGAACCAGATTTTCCCGCACCACCTTATCCGCGCGCGCTTTCGCCTCGGCCAGATCCTTGTCGAAGACCTCGGTCGAATATTCGCCCGCCGACGTCTTCACGATGGAATCATTTGCGGGCTTGGCTTCCGCGCTCACATTGATCGAGGTGACGGTCGAAAGGCCCGGCCGCAGCGGGGTCTTTTTCAGTTCTTCCGGATCGATCGCAATGCGGATCGGAATGCGCTGGACGATGCGGATGAAGTTGCCCGTGGCGTTGTCTGGCGGCAGGGTTGCGAAGACGCTGCCCGAGCCCGGCACCAGGCCTTCCACCGTGCCGTGGAAAGTTTCGCTCGATCCGTAGAGATCGACCTTGATCGTCGCCGGCTGGCCGGGTCGAATCCGCGACATGCGGTTCTCCCAGAGATTCGCTTCGACCCAAAGATGGTCGAGTGGCACGATGTTGAGAATCTGGTCGCCGGGGCGCAGGCGCTGGCCGACCTGCACCCGCCGCTTGGCGACATAGCCTGTCGCCGGCGCGCGAATGTTCTGGCGCAAAAACTCGATATAGGCTTCGTTGAAGCGCGCCTTGGCGAATTCGATGTCCGGATGGTTCGTCGGCGTCACCCCGCCGACGCGCGATTCGATCGCGGCGAGCTCGGCGCGCGCCTCGCGCAAATCCGCTTCCTGCGCATTGAGCGTGTCCTGCGTATTCTGCAGCAACTGACTCGAGGCGGCGCCGCTCGACGCCGCCTGCTTGTAACGCGAAAGGTCGTGCCGCGTGCGCTCGCGGATGGCGGCGCGGGCCGTGACCTTCTGGCAGAACTGGCGGCGATTGGCGAAAAGCGCGCCGACATTGCGCACGGCGCGGCCGAGCTCGGCTTCCGCCTGTCCCAGCGCCGCGCGGGCGCGCTGCGCATCGAGCCGCACCAGCACGTCGCCCTTCTTCACGAGCTGCGTTTCTTCGGCGAGCACTTGCGCGACGACGCCGGTCGCGTCGGACTGCACCGGTATGATGTTGCCGGTGACGAATGCGTTGTCCGTCGTCACCCAATCGCGATCATAGGCGAAATAGCGGAACGCGGCGGCGAGCGCGCCGACTCCGACGCCGACAGCGAGAAGTTTGAGCAGGAAATTTCGTCTCGCCCGGATGGTCCTGCGAGAAAGCATCGGGGACGGCGCCTCAGGCGCTTCAATCGTTTCCTCGGCCAAGATCAGCCTCCTCCGAGCGACTGCACGGCGTTGACGACCGGCGTGATGGGATCGGTTTCGGGCGCGGGCCTCGGTTCGCTCGCAGCGGGTCCCGCGTCATAGCCGCCGCCGAGCGCCTGGAAAAGATCCACGGCCGCGATGAGCTTGTCGCCTTCGAGACCACGCTGAATGAAGGCCGCGTCGAGAAGGTCGGCATATTCCTGCACAACCTCGCGGCGGTCGCGCAGCCCGTCGCGCAGGCGGATGCGCGCAAGCTCCAATTCCGCCCTCCGCGCCTTGATGAAGCGCGACTGGGAATCGAATTCGCTTTTGAAGCGCTTGAGATTGGCGAGCGCGTCGGCGACCTGTTGCGCGGCGGCGAGCAGCGTCTCGTTATATGCGTCCACCGCCTGGTCGTAATCGGCGCGCTGGACCTCGAGATTGCCGGTGATCCTCCCGCCCTGAAAGATGGGGAGATGCAAGCCGGGGGTCACGCTGTAGACCATCGCGCCCGGATTGAAGAGATAGCCGCCAAGCTTCGTGAACTGCGTCGAGGTGACGGAAGCCTCGAGCCCCGCGGTGACCGAAAGGTCGATCGAGGGCAGAAACATCGTTTTTGCGACATGTATGCGGTCCGCCCAGGCTTCCGCGCGCCGCAGCGCCGCCATCAGATCTGGACGATGCGCCAGCAGTTCGATCGGCAGGCGTTTCGGCAGAGCTGGCTGAACGGGCGAGACGGCTTTCTTCGCGGCGAAAAGATCGCGCGCATAGTCCGGCCCTTCGCCCATCAGGCGCGCGAGCGCATTCTCCTGGATCGAGATGGCGGCGGCGAGAGAGGCCTCGCGCCGCACGGCGGCCTCTTCACTGGCGCGCGTAATCTGGACGATGTCCAGCGACTCCAGGCCGGTATTGTAGCGCGTCTCGGCGAGGGCGCGCAGTTCGCGGCGCAGCTTGCTCAGCTCCCTGGCGAGCTTGAGCTGCTCGGCGAGGACATAGCCGCGCAGATAGGCGCGGGCGACGCTCGCCGTCAGCAGAAGGCGCGTCTGCTCCAGTTCGCCTTCCTGCGCGAGCGCATCGCCGATCGCGGCGTCGAGCAAAGCGCGGTTGCGACCCCAAAAATCCAGCTCCCATTTGGCCGAAATCGGATTGAGAAAAGATGCGGATTTTTGGAGGCCGGCCTGATTTGGGTTGAGTCCCGCCGCGACGCCATGCTCGGCGTAGCGCGTTTGCCTGTACGAAAGATCGCTCTCGACATAGGGCGTGAGGCGCGAACTGGCGACGTCGATCCCGGCCTCGGCCTCTTTGAGCGTATCGGCGGCCTTTCTGAGATTCTGATTGTCCGTCAGGGCCTTTTCGACGATGCGGTCGAGATCGGCGCTGCGGAAGGCGCGCCACCATTGCTGGCCCGGCCAGCCCTTTTCGCCGCTCACGCTTTTGACGCCGGCCGCCGCGATCGTGCGGCTCAAGGACGGCGCTTCGACGAATTGCGCGCGCTCCTCCTGCGCCGTCGGCATGCAGCCCGAGAGAAAGAGGGAGAAACCCGCTATAGCGGCGCGACGATCGAACCACTCAAAATCGAAATCAGCGCGGAAATGACCGCTACAGCGCATACGACTCCCCTTCTTGCGAATCTTCGCGGGCAGGAGTCATCAGCCTCTTCGGCGGTTTCGGGGAACTCCATCCCCCTTTTTTCTATCGGACAATTTTACCGAAAGCCCATCCCAAGGCAAGGCGTTGTTGGTCAATTGGCCGTCGTCCACAGCTAATCGCTCTTTCCCCCTTGCGCGCAATCGCGGTGAGCGACGGGAAATCGCGCGAATCAAACGAGGACGCGCAATAAGAACAGGATATTCGCGCCGAGCAGGAAGGCTCACAGCGAGAACGGCGTGGCTTGGGAACGTTGGAGCGCGCGTCGACTTAGCCATCCACGGCGCGCTCAGGAGCAGCAGCCCGCTGGTCAATCTGTCGAGATCCGCGGAAAAGCCGACCCTGGATTTTGAAAAACAATGCGATCCTGGAGCGCGCGAAGGATTGGCTCGCGGGAGATGAAAGCGCGCTTTATCGCAGCGCTTCTTCCAACGTCTCCAGAAAGGCGTCGCCAAATTGCGCGAGCTTGCGCTCGCCGACGCCATGCACGGAGAGCATCTCGTCCAGCGTCGCGGGACGCTTTTCCGCCATGTCGATCAGCGTGCGGTCGGCGAAGATGACATAGGCGGGCACGCCCTCCTCCTGAGCGAGTTCGCGCCGCTTGCGTTTGAGCGCCGTAAGGATGCGGTCCGTCGCTTCGTCGAGATTGGCCGAGGTCTTCTCGCGCTTCTCCCTGCGCGTCAGCGGGTCGCCGCGCAGCATGATCGTCTCACGCCCGAAGAGAATGTCTTCGCCTTTCGCCGTCAGCGCAAAACCTCCATGTTCGGCGCTCGCTGTCTGCAAGGCGCCGGCGGCGAAGAGCTGGCGCAGGATCGAGGCCCATTCCTGTTTCGAATGTTCCTTGCCAACGCCGAAGGTCTTGATCGCGTCGTGCCCGTGTCGGCGCACCGCGTCAGTCGCCTCGCCGCGCAGCACGTCGGCGAGGTGGTTCGCGCCGAAGCGCTGGCCGGTGCGATAGACGGCGGAGAGCGCCTTTTGCGCGGGGATGAGGCCGTCAAAGACCGCAATCTTGCCTTGGCAGACGTCGCAACGCCCACAGGACGCAGCCTCTTCGGCAAAGTAAGCGAGCAGCGTCTGGCGTCGGCATCGAGGCGTTTCGCACAGCATTGCGAGCGCCGAGAAGCGCTCATGCTCGATGCGGCGGCGCTCTTCAGCGACTTCCTTCTCGTCGATGCGCCGTCGGCGGAAAGCCATGTCGTCGAGCGAATAGAGCGTCAGCGTATCGGCGGGCAGGCCGTCGCGCCCCGCGCGGCCGATCTCCTGATAATAGCTTTCGACCGAGGACGGCATGTCGGCATGGGCCACGAAGCGCACGTCCGGCTTGTTGACGCCCATGCCGAAAGCGATCGTCGCGACGGCGATGACGCCGTCTTCGCGCAGGAAGCGGTCGCCATTGCGGTTGCGCGTCGCCTGATCGAGGCCCGCGTGATAGGGCAGGGCGTCGTAGCCCTGCTCCTGAAAGTAAGCGGCCAGATCTTCCGTGCGCTGGCGGGAAGAGCAATAGACGATGCCGCTCTCGCCTTTATGGCGTTCGAGAAAGCGCGACAATTGTCGGCGCGGTTGATCTTTCAGCGCGAAATTCAGCGCGATGTTCGGCCGATCGAAACTGTGCAGGAAGAGTTGCGGCGGCGAGGGGAAGAGGCGCTTGGCGATATCCTCGCGCGTCGCGGCGTCGGCGGTGGCCGTGAGGCCGACGACTTGAATATCGCCCAGCGCCTCCGCCGCGCGGCCGATCTCGCGATATTCGGGACGGAAGTCGTGGCCCCATTCGGAGACGCAATGCGCCTCGTCTATGGCGAGGCGGCGGGGCTTCGCCCGGCGCAGGTCGGCGATGAGCCCGTCCATCATCAGGCGTTCGGGCGAGACGTAGAGAAGCCGCAGATCGCCCTCGCGCATGGCGCGGCGGGCTTCGTCATTCTCCTCGGCGCCGTTCATGGAGTTGAGCGTCGCCGCCGACACGCCGAGCGCCCGCATCTGCCGCACCTGATCGCGCATCAGCGCGATGAGCGGCGAGACAACGACGGTCAGCGCCTCCTCCATGACGGCCGGAAGCTGGTAGCACATGGATTTGCCGCTGCCCGTCGGCATGACGGCGAGGACCGGACCGCCGGCGAGCGCGGCCGCGATGATCTCCGCCTGACCGGGGCGGAAGTCGTCATAGCCGAAGACGGATTTGAGCAGCGCGCGGGCTTGCGGGGGAAGATCGGGCATGGCGCCGGAATAGCACAGGCAAGAGCGCGAGGGCCAATCCGCGGCGCTGGAGGAACCATCCCACCCCAGGCAAGTTCATCACGGGGGCGCGCGCTCGGGCGTCTCGCGGCTTTGCCGCGTCCGGCGCAAACGGAGCATGCCAAATGAGAGCGCTCACCTTTCACGGCAAAGGCGATATTCGTTGCGAGAGCGTGCCCGATCCCGCGATCGAAGATCCGCGCGACGCGGTGATCAAGGTCTCGGCCTGCGCCATTTGCGGCTCTGACCTGCATATATATGACGGCGTTATCCCGCAGATGAAAAATGGCGACGTGCTCGGTCATGAGACCATGGGCGAAGTCGTCGAAATCGGCGCGTCGGTGAAAAAGCTGAAGGTCGGCGACCGCGTCGTCGTGCCTTTCACGATCTCCTGCGGCGAATGCTATTTCTGCGAGCACGGCTTCTATTCGGCCTGCGAGCGCACCAATCCCGATCACGCCAAGGCCGAGACCCTCTGGGGCCATTCGCCCGCCGGGCTCTTCGGCTATTCTCATCTTCTCGGCGGCTATCGCGGCGGTCAGGCGGAATATCTGCGTGTGCCGCACGCCGACTCCGGCCCGATCAAAGTTCCGCAGAATCTTTCAGACGATCAGGCGCTGTTTCTCTCGGATATTTTCCCGACCGGCTATATGGCGGCGGAGTTTTGCGACATCAAAGGCGGCGAGACGATCGCCGTCTGGGGTTGCGGACCAGTGGGACAATTCGCCATCCGCAGCGCGTTCATGCTCGGGGCCGAGCGGGTGATCGCGATCGATCATATCCCCGAGCGTCTGGCGCTCGCCGAAAAGGCCGGCGCCGAGACGCTCGATTTCCACAAGGTTGATATCTACGAAGCGATCAACAGCATGACCAAAGGGCGCGGCGCCGACGCCTGCATCGACGCCGTCGGCACGGAGCCCGATCCGACAGGGAGCATCGATTCCTTCATCGACCGCGTGAAAGTCGCGGCCTTTCTCGGCACCGATCAGCCGCATGTGCTTCGCCAGGCCGTGCATTGCTGCCGCAATTTCGGAACCGTCTCGGTCGTCGGCGTCTATGGCGGTTTCATCGACAAATTCCCCATGGGCTCGGCGATCAATCGCGGCCTCACCTTCCGCATGGCGCAGACGCCCGTGCAGCGCTATTTACCGCGACTCTTGGAGCGCATCGAAAAAGGCGACATCGATCCGTCCTTCGTCGTCACGCATCGTGGAACGCTGGAGGAGGGACCGGACCTCTATAAAACCTTCCGCAATCGCAAGGATGGTTGCATCAAGGTGGTGTTGCAGCCTTGAGATTGCGGGGGAT
The nucleotide sequence above comes from Methylocystis parvus OBBP. Encoded proteins:
- a CDS encoding MerR family transcriptional regulator, with the protein product MSDFSRKDELLTAAECAARIGLTVRALRVYERHGLLAPRRTEKGWRLYGAVEIARLHEILALKQLGLSLARIAQLLEDRANDLDRALAMQEMSLLAMKRATERGLALVAVARNRLAAGEALSVTELVNLAKETQMTEPLFDAIAQRRYEQARPRKAVPIDPALLGRYVGHYKSDFGVVWDVTRREDKLFFKNPGWPVATEALPESDHQFFFSRWPTQVSFHLPPDGPVDRFTLHHGGFESLAYRIDAAEAEKEAAILASRIKNKTPNPGSEQILRRTIASLQSGDVDFGQFIESLSSHLKWALPAILEEFSVKGALREIAFRGVGKMGGDVYDVKFDNENTEWRIGLAPDGKIRFLFWRSMP
- a CDS encoding HlyD family efflux transporter periplasmic adaptor subunit, translating into MLSRRTIRARRNFLLKLLAVGVGVGALAAAFRYFAYDRDWVTTDNAFVTGNIIPVQSDATGVVAQVLAEETQLVKKGDVLVRLDAQRARAALGQAEAELGRAVRNVGALFANRRQFCQKVTARAAIRERTRHDLSRYKQAASSGAASSQLLQNTQDTLNAQEADLREARAELAAIESRVGGVTPTNHPDIEFAKARFNEAYIEFLRQNIRAPATGYVAKRRVQVGQRLRPGDQILNIVPLDHLWVEANLWENRMSRIRPGQPATIKVDLYGSSETFHGTVEGLVPGSGSVFATLPPDNATGNFIRIVQRIPIRIAIDPEELKKTPLRPGLSTVTSINVSAEAKPANDSIVKTSAGEYSTEVFDKDLAEAKARADKVVRENLVPGVDAGDGSCAAAE
- a CDS encoding efflux transporter outer membrane subunit — its product is MRCSGHFRADFDFEWFDRRAAIAGFSLFLSGCMPTAQEERAQFVEAPSLSRTIAAAGVKSVSGEKGWPGQQWWRAFRSADLDRIVEKALTDNQNLRKAADTLKEAEAGIDVASSRLTPYVESDLSYRQTRYAEHGVAAGLNPNQAGLQKSASFLNPISAKWELDFWGRNRALLDAAIGDALAQEGELEQTRLLLTASVARAYLRGYVLAEQLKLARELSKLRRELRALAETRYNTGLESLDIVQITRASEEAAVRREASLAAAISIQENALARLMGEGPDYARDLFAAKKAVSPVQPALPKRLPIELLAHRPDLMAALRRAEAWADRIHVAKTMFLPSIDLSVTAGLEASVTSTQFTKLGGYLFNPGAMVYSVTPGLHLPIFQGGRITGNLEVQRADYDQAVDAYNETLLAAAQQVADALANLKRFKSEFDSQSRFIKARRAELELARIRLRDGLRDRREVVQEYADLLDAAFIQRGLEGDKLIAAVDLFQALGGGYDAGPAASEPRPAPETDPITPVVNAVQSLGGG
- the recQ gene encoding DNA helicase RecQ; the protein is MPDLPPQARALLKSVFGYDDFRPGQAEIIAAALAGGPVLAVMPTGSGKSMCYQLPAVMEEALTVVVSPLIALMRDQVRQMRALGVSAATLNSMNGAEENDEARRAMREGDLRLLYVSPERLMMDGLIADLRRAKPRRLAIDEAHCVSEWGHDFRPEYREIGRAAEALGDIQVVGLTATADAATREDIAKRLFPSPPQLFLHSFDRPNIALNFALKDQPRRQLSRFLERHKGESGIVYCSSRQRTEDLAAYFQEQGYDALPYHAGLDQATRNRNGDRFLREDGVIAVATIAFGMGVNKPDVRFVAHADMPSSVESYYQEIGRAGRDGLPADTLTLYSLDDMAFRRRRIDEKEVAEERRRIEHERFSALAMLCETPRCRRQTLLAYFAEEAASCGRCDVCQGKIAVFDGLIPAQKALSAVYRTGQRFGANHLADVLRGEATDAVRRHGHDAIKTFGVGKEHSKQEWASILRQLFAAGALQTASAEHGGFALTAKGEDILFGRETIMLRGDPLTRREKREKTSANLDEATDRILTALKRKRRELAQEEGVPAYVIFADRTLIDMAEKRPATLDEMLSVHGVGERKLAQFGDAFLETLEEALR
- a CDS encoding zinc-dependent alcohol dehydrogenase, whose translation is MRALTFHGKGDIRCESVPDPAIEDPRDAVIKVSACAICGSDLHIYDGVIPQMKNGDVLGHETMGEVVEIGASVKKLKVGDRVVVPFTISCGECYFCEHGFYSACERTNPDHAKAETLWGHSPAGLFGYSHLLGGYRGGQAEYLRVPHADSGPIKVPQNLSDDQALFLSDIFPTGYMAAEFCDIKGGETIAVWGCGPVGQFAIRSAFMLGAERVIAIDHIPERLALAEKAGAETLDFHKVDIYEAINSMTKGRGADACIDAVGTEPDPTGSIDSFIDRVKVAAFLGTDQPHVLRQAVHCCRNFGTVSVVGVYGGFIDKFPMGSAINRGLTFRMAQTPVQRYLPRLLERIEKGDIDPSFVVTHRGTLEEGPDLYKTFRNRKDGCIKVVLQP